Proteins co-encoded in one Artemia franciscana unplaced genomic scaffold, ASM3288406v1 Scaffold_772, whole genome shotgun sequence genomic window:
- the LOC136043633 gene encoding uncharacterized protein LOC136043633 yields MEKQSGLQSYLRRVYGDNVTKEVFKYISTNKRHTNIINQQDFLHQCKKKRILPPSIKFNLHLGTFKGRKFERGLQFKTLNHLIKDKRALLVKDYFCFIQQTARNHFNHDFHLSGERLLKKFSKLSENKAVIPSSSLGPGFINFSSRTLTLQKKSVLEKGPKFCFRTNKVPVEEIISSIETSLHRNPILIKDVSLLRASTVKTLSEFALKQEIPNNSIKDIKILNNLRRDESNIITKADKGKTLVVMATKDYDSKLNALQKDEKTHQRLSFDPTDSYTKKFKNELKSLKDERKITP; encoded by the coding sequence atggaaaagcAGAGTGGTCTTCAAAGTTATCTACGTCGAGTATATGGGGATAATGTGACCAAGGAGGTGTTTAAATATATTAGCACCAATAAGAGACACACAAACATTATAAATCAACAAGATTTTCTTCATCaatgtaagaaaaaaaggattttgccaccttcaataaaattcaatcttCATTTAGGCACTTTTAAAGGAAGAAAGTTCGAGCGAGGTCTACAATTTAAGACTTTAAACCATCTGATTAAAGATAAAAGAgctttattagtgaaagattatttttgttttattcaacaaacagcaagaaatcatttcaatcatgactttcacctttccggagaaagattacttaaaaagttttcaaaattatctgaaaataaagcCGTAATACCTTCGTCATCTCTTGGACCAggtttcattaatttttcatcaaggacCTTAACGTTACAAAAAAAGTCCGtattagaaaaaggtccaaaattttgctttagaaCTAATAAAgtcccagtagaagaaattatctcttcaatagaaacatctttacatAGAAACCCCATCCTAATCAAAGATGTTAGCCTACTAAGAGCTTCTACAGTTAAAACCCTGTCAGAGTTTGCTTTAAAACAAGAAATCCCTAACAATTCTATCAAAGACATaaaaattcttaataatttaagaagggatgaatctaatattattacaaaagcagaCAAGGGTAAAACTTTAGTGGTAATGGCAACCAAAgactacgattcaaaattaaacgctttacagaaagatgaaaaaacacaCCAAAGACTTTCTTTTGACCCGACGGACTCATacacaaagaagtttaagaacgagttaaagagtttgaaggaTGAAAGGAAGATTACACCTTaa
- the LOC136043634 gene encoding caspase A-like, whose amino-acid sequence MSSSIRVSTIDFYDLSNKNVKEPYSVDLNRKRGHVLIVNVQVFINSYGPTREGSEIDVLNLRNLFEDLQFTVVVKDNLNADYMRSAIKEVANRKDHTCSFVFILSHGTKSHGVDGKWDLFCSDDKSVAIDDVMTMLSNKEANHLSGKPRCIVVNICSEITCGRSAANPSPNPVSNPVPNVCGSPSIRESNISVDNMTLVISIAPGCGSSHDKKLGSILFRAFVRFSH is encoded by the coding sequence ATGTCCTCTTCAATTAGAGTCTCAACTATAGACTTCTAtgatttaagtaacaaaaacgtAAAAGAACCCTACTCAGtcgatttaaatagaaaaagagggcATGTTCTTATAGTAAACGTTCAAGTATTTATCAACTCTTATGGTCCGACAAGAGAGGGCTCGGAAATAGATGTTTTAAACTTGAGGAACCTGTTTGAAGATCTTCAATTTACTGTGGTGGTGAAAGACAATCTCAACGCCGATTATATGCGCAGTGCAATTAAGGAGGTTGCAAATAGGAAGGATCATACCTGtagttttgtatttatattatcaCATGGTACAAAATCACATGGTGTCGACGGTAAATGGGATCTCTTTTGTTCAGATGATAAATCGGTTGCAATTGACGATGTTATGACAATGCTCTCAAATAAAGAAGCTAATCATCTGAGCGGGAAACCCCGATGCATAGTAGTGAATATATGCAGTGAAATAACTTGTGGCAGATCAGCTGCTAATCCCAGTCCCAATCCAGTGTCAAATCCAGTTCCAAATGTTTGTGGCAGCCCATCTATTCGTGAAAGCAACATATCAGTGGATAATATGACTCTAGTTATTTCGATTGCACCAGGATGCGGATCTTCCCATGATAAAAAACTTGGATCCATTTTATTTCGAGCCTTTGTAAGGTTTTCACATTGA